One genomic window of Bactrocera dorsalis isolate Fly_Bdor chromosome 4, ASM2337382v1, whole genome shotgun sequence includes the following:
- the LOC105222187 gene encoding pH-sensitive chloride channel 2 codes for MKFPLVLFHYLIICLTLVLAAVVPEECVKTSNEAISMHINSSTTKIQTTTSCPALDNADSLTQTQLIYRLTNPCRFDRFDRPFPVLENTSVANQPSNINVRIYITDIKIIDTNDMQCKIFGFLQLRYMDHRLAFGEYAPKRLQPIFGDSQLLDRIWVPHIIFANEQNTAILETSEKDVLIMVMPDGVLSISTRIEASLSCSVALNKFPFDDQQCSAIIESWLYNSSEVILHWDEEDSIEIDPNIQLIDYVLEYSWHNETIFQTRKGDLRYTLLGGNYSSISFTVYLTRDSLFYTFDYFLPSVMLVGISWVSFWLQADQTPARTTLGTSTMLSLFTLTSNYEKKFETKNHAQFFEVWFFGCTFFIFGSLMEFAFVNTIWRRNKCLSLKKVNSKYIFKSTLSPKVIPQSKIYDCETDGRIHFINGNICNQSKNKGDITVLEADANLSEEHQEKKTSNDSWATMTPHEVSLWVDRKARFVFPLLFIIFNAIYWTFVYCL; via the exons ATGAAATTTCCATTGGTGCTATTTCATTACttgataatttgtttgactTTAGTTTTGGCAGCCGTCGTTCCAG AAGAATGTGTAAAAACCTCCAATGAAGCAATATCAATGCATATAAACTccagtacaacaaaaatacagacAACCACGTCTTGTCCCGCACTGGATAACGCAGATTCATTAACCCAAACCCAATTGATTTATCGTCTTACAAATCCATGTCGTTTTGATCGATTTGACAGACCATTTCCAGTACTTGAAAACACTTCTGTAGCCAACCAGCCATCAAATATTAATGTACGGATTTATATAACtgatataaaaataatcgatacCAATGACATGCAGTGTAAAATATTTGGGTTTCTACAGCTTCGTTATATGGACCATAGATTGGCGTTTGGAGAGTATGCACCAAAACGTTTGCAACCGATATTCGGTGATTCACAACTGCTGGATCGCATTTGGGTTCCACATATAATATTTGCCAATGAGCAAAATACAGCTATCTTGGAAACCAGTGAGAAAGATGTTTTAATTATGGTAATGCCAGATGGAGTGTTGAGCATCTCCACCCGAATTGAAGCATCATTATCTTGTTCGgttgcattaaataaatttccttTTGATGATCAACAATGCTCTGCGATTATAGAAAGTTGGTTGTACAATTCTTCCGAAGTAATACTGCACTGGGATGAGGAAGATTCGATCGAAATTGATCCAAATATACAGCTAATAGATTATGTCTTAGAATATTCTTGGCACAATGAAACAATCTTCCAAACCAGGAAAGGAGACCTGCGATATACGTTACTGGGTGGCAATTATAGTTCGATAAGTTTTACTGTGTACTTAACGCGCGATTCGTTGTTTTAtacatttgattattttttacctTCTGTTATGCTTGTTGGAATTTCTTGGGTCTCATTTTGGCTTCAAGCGGATCAAACACCTGCACGCACGACATTGGGCACAAGTACCATGTTGTCGTTGTTCACGTTAACTTCTAACTACgagaaaaaattcgaaacaaaaaaccatgcACAGTTCTTTGAAGTTTGGTTTTTCGGTTGTACGTTCTTCATATTTGGTAGCCTTATggaatttgcttttgtaaataCTATATGGCGCCGAAATAAATGCTTGAGTCTGAAGAAAGTCaatagcaaatatattttcaagtcGACTTTATCCCCAAAAGTTATACCACAAAGTAAGATCTATGATTGTGAGACAGACGGTCGCATACATTTCATTAATGGCAATATTTGTAATCAGTCAAAGAATAAAGGGGATATCACCGTTTTAGAAGCCGATGCAAATTTAAGTGAAGAACATCAAGAGAAAAAAACTAGCAATGATTCATGGGCGACGATGACACCTCATGAAGTTTCGCTTTGGGTAGACCGGAAAGCAAGATTTGTGTTTCCATTATTGTTTATCATATTTAATGCCATTTATTGGACATTCGTCTATTGTTTGTAG